A part of Myxococcales bacterium genomic DNA contains:
- the rpoB gene encoding DNA-directed RNA polymerase subunit beta has protein sequence MTHVIQQNFAARKNFAKIKAKLEIPSLIDIQKRSYAKFLQANVPVDQRESTGLQGVFESVFPIKDYNETASLEFVSYHLDRPKYDVDECRSRGMTFAAPIRVVVRLVIWDKDENTQEQSIRDVKEQEVYFGEIPLMTDFGTFVINGTERVIVSQLHRSPGVFFDSDRGRTHASGKLLYNARVIPYRGSWLDFEFDHKDLIYCRIDRRRKFHATILLKALGYSTEELLKYFYNADTLLMPAQGIFEKVIDYDKLLGQRSTRDVVDPETGDVFVRKNRKFTNLSIKKMQEAGMKVLPVEESQVDGLISAEDMINEETGEVLLECNEVLTQAKLESLRASGFDKVKVLFIDGLNVGSYFSDTLNQDKVSTREEAIFEIYRRMRPGEPPTLETAENLFYNLFFNPERYDLSEVGRLKLNHKFNIDESLENRVLTKRDILEVVKYLIDLRNGDGVVDDIDHLGNRRVRAVGELIENQYRVGLVRMERAIKERMSVQEVDTLMPHDLINNKPVAAVVKEFFGSSQLSQFMDQTNPLSEVTHKRRLSALGPGGLTRDRAGFEVRDVHPTHYGRICPIETPEGPNIGLIASLSTFARVNEYGFVETPYRRVIDCKPCDEIAYFSALQEENEVIAQANTALDKATGEIADAFIPVRKGGETTLVPREEVTLMDVSPNQLVSVAAGLIPFLEHDDANRALMGSNMQRQAVPLLRSDAPLVGTGMEAVVARDSGVCQVARRSGRVDHVDASRIVVRVNAHEIDDSGSQVDIYRLSKYQRSNHSTCFNQKAIVQVGDIVEKGDVLADGPSTDCGELALGRNVVAALMPWGGYNFEDSILISERLLKEDHYTSIHIEEHECVARDTKLGPEEITRDIPNAGEEMLKDLDEAGVVRIGAEVKAGDILVGKITPKGETQLSPEEKLLRAIFGEKAGDVKDSSLRMSPGSSGTVIEAKVFTRKGIDKDSRARANEEEEEAQLLKDQNDEIRIIRNSAVERVTALLAGNVAINKLVDEKGKVLLKKGDELTQQVLSEIEWKYFGDIPISDKDLKERVQKIVQATSEQIDIVRESFSDRIKRLKEGDELPPGVIKMVKVFVAVKRKLQPGDKMAGRHGNKGVISRVLPEEDMPYLADGTPVDIVLNPLGVPSRMNVGQILEAHLGWAAKGVGAELERLMHWQKNAPAVKAMLKDVFEDSLDEKLIDGLDNIELGKLVDKLKDGVPMATPVFDGAPETAIRDLLKKGLRDESGQSILFDGRTGDPFDQDVTVGVMYILKLHHLVDEKIHARSIGPYSLVTQQPLGGKAQFGGQRLGEMEVWAMKAYGAAYALQEFLTVKSDDVVGRTRMYEAIVKGEHVLESGVPESFNVLIKELQSLALDVQLLDEVDPTRN, from the coding sequence ATGACCCACGTAATACAGCAAAACTTCGCAGCTCGGAAGAATTTTGCCAAAATCAAAGCGAAGCTCGAAATCCCTAGTTTGATAGATATTCAAAAGCGTAGTTACGCCAAGTTTTTACAAGCAAACGTCCCTGTTGATCAGCGGGAATCTACTGGTCTGCAAGGTGTCTTTGAATCAGTTTTCCCTATAAAAGATTATAACGAGACAGCATCCTTAGAATTTGTAAGCTATCATCTTGATAGGCCAAAATACGATGTTGACGAATGTCGTTCGCGCGGAATGACCTTTGCTGCGCCTATTCGCGTTGTTGTTCGTTTGGTGATATGGGATAAAGACGAAAATACTCAAGAACAATCGATTAGGGACGTAAAAGAGCAAGAGGTGTATTTCGGGGAAATTCCCTTGATGACAGATTTTGGGACCTTTGTAATAAACGGCACAGAGCGCGTCATCGTAAGTCAGCTTCATCGTAGTCCTGGTGTGTTTTTTGATAGCGATCGTGGACGTACCCATGCTTCTGGGAAACTTCTTTACAATGCACGTGTTATTCCTTACCGCGGTTCTTGGTTGGATTTTGAATTTGATCACAAAGACTTAATATATTGCCGAATTGATCGTAGGCGGAAGTTTCACGCCACTATTCTTCTAAAAGCTCTTGGTTATAGCACAGAAGAATTGCTTAAATATTTTTATAATGCAGATACTCTGTTGATGCCTGCTCAAGGCATATTTGAGAAGGTAATTGATTACGATAAACTGCTCGGTCAACGCTCAACTAGAGATGTTGTTGATCCAGAGACTGGTGATGTTTTCGTTCGGAAGAACCGTAAGTTCACCAATCTTTCTATCAAGAAAATGCAAGAAGCTGGTATGAAAGTTCTTCCGGTGGAAGAAAGTCAAGTCGATGGGCTGATTTCAGCTGAAGACATGATCAACGAAGAGACTGGGGAAGTCCTTCTCGAATGTAACGAAGTGCTGACGCAGGCTAAATTAGAAAGCTTGCGTGCCAGTGGTTTTGATAAGGTTAAAGTACTCTTCATAGATGGTCTCAATGTAGGATCTTATTTTTCAGATACCCTTAATCAAGATAAGGTTTCGACACGTGAAGAAGCAATTTTTGAGATATATCGTCGCATGCGTCCGGGCGAGCCTCCAACTTTAGAAACTGCTGAAAATCTTTTTTATAATCTCTTTTTTAATCCAGAACGTTACGACCTTTCTGAAGTAGGCCGGCTTAAGCTTAATCATAAGTTTAATATTGATGAATCTTTGGAAAACCGAGTACTGACAAAGCGTGATATTTTGGAAGTCGTTAAGTATCTAATTGATTTACGTAATGGCGATGGTGTAGTCGATGATATTGATCACCTCGGTAATCGTCGAGTAAGAGCTGTTGGAGAATTGATAGAGAATCAGTATCGTGTTGGCTTAGTGCGTATGGAACGTGCCATCAAAGAGCGTATGAGTGTGCAAGAAGTTGATACATTGATGCCTCACGACTTAATCAATAATAAGCCCGTTGCAGCGGTTGTTAAAGAATTTTTTGGATCATCACAGCTTTCGCAATTCATGGATCAAACCAATCCTCTTTCTGAAGTTACTCACAAACGACGGTTATCGGCATTGGGACCAGGTGGATTGACTCGCGATCGTGCTGGTTTTGAAGTGCGCGATGTTCACCCAACTCACTATGGAAGAATCTGTCCAATTGAGACCCCTGAAGGACCAAATATTGGTCTTATTGCTTCGTTGTCGACTTTTGCTCGTGTCAACGAATATGGTTTCGTTGAGACACCTTATCGTCGCGTTATAGATTGCAAACCTTGTGATGAGATCGCTTATTTCTCTGCTCTGCAAGAAGAAAACGAAGTGATCGCTCAAGCAAATACAGCGCTTGATAAAGCTACGGGCGAAATTGCGGATGCCTTTATTCCTGTACGAAAGGGCGGTGAAACAACTCTTGTTCCAAGAGAAGAAGTCACATTGATGGATGTTTCACCGAATCAGCTGGTATCGGTAGCTGCTGGTCTTATACCTTTTCTTGAACATGATGATGCAAACCGTGCGTTAATGGGATCGAACATGCAGCGTCAAGCTGTGCCTTTGTTGCGATCAGATGCTCCGCTTGTTGGTACTGGTATGGAAGCTGTGGTTGCTCGCGACTCCGGGGTTTGCCAGGTTGCTCGCCGTTCTGGCCGCGTAGATCACGTTGATGCTTCAAGAATTGTTGTGCGCGTAAACGCTCATGAAATTGATGATAGTGGCTCTCAAGTCGACATCTATCGACTATCAAAATATCAACGCTCAAATCACAGCACCTGTTTCAATCAGAAGGCCATTGTTCAGGTAGGTGATATTGTTGAGAAAGGCGACGTTTTGGCCGATGGTCCTTCAACTGATTGTGGCGAATTGGCTTTAGGGCGAAATGTAGTGGCTGCCCTGATGCCGTGGGGTGGTTATAACTTCGAAGATTCGATCTTAATCAGCGAACGTCTTTTGAAAGAAGATCATTACACTTCAATTCATATTGAAGAGCATGAGTGTGTCGCGCGGGATACCAAACTTGGTCCAGAAGAAATCACAAGAGATATTCCCAATGCTGGGGAGGAAATGCTCAAGGATTTAGACGAAGCAGGTGTTGTGCGTATTGGTGCTGAAGTAAAGGCCGGCGATATCCTGGTTGGAAAAATAACTCCTAAAGGAGAAACACAGCTTTCGCCAGAAGAAAAACTTTTGCGAGCTATTTTCGGAGAAAAGGCTGGTGACGTAAAAGATTCAAGTTTACGCATGAGCCCTGGTTCCAGTGGGACAGTAATTGAAGCTAAAGTGTTCACTCGTAAAGGAATTGATAAAGATAGCCGTGCCCGAGCTAATGAAGAAGAAGAAGAAGCACAGCTTTTGAAAGATCAAAATGACGAAATCAGAATCATCAGAAACTCTGCTGTTGAACGTGTAACGGCTTTGTTGGCTGGTAATGTTGCTATTAATAAGTTGGTCGATGAAAAAGGAAAAGTACTGCTTAAAAAAGGTGATGAGCTTACCCAACAGGTTCTATCAGAAATCGAGTGGAAGTATTTCGGTGATATACCTATTTCCGATAAAGATCTAAAAGAACGGGTGCAGAAAATTGTTCAGGCGACCAGTGAGCAAATAGATATTGTTCGAGAATCTTTTAGCGATCGAATTAAGCGTCTTAAGGAAGGTGATGAACTGCCTCCGGGCGTTATCAAGATGGTAAAAGTTTTCGTTGCAGTAAAAAGAAAGCTTCAGCCTGGTGATAAAATGGCAGGTCGTCACGGTAACAAGGGGGTTATTTCCCGCGTGCTTCCTGAAGAAGATATGCCTTATCTCGCTGATGGAACTCCTGTGGATATTGTTCTTAACCCATTGGGTGTGCCGAGCCGGATGAACGTAGGACAGATCCTAGAAGCTCACTTAGGATGGGCTGCCAAGGGTGTGGGGGCTGAGCTTGAGCGCTTGATGCATTGGCAAAAGAATGCGCCAGCTGTGAAGGCCATGCTTAAAGATGTTTTTGAAGACTCACTCGATGAAAAACTGATAGATGGTCTCGATAATATAGAGCTTGGGAAATTAGTCGATAAACTTAAAGATGGAGTACCGATGGCAACACCGGTTTTTGACGGTGCGCCAGAGACTGCAATCAGAGATCTTTTGAAAAAAGGTCTTAGAGATGAGAGCGGACAAAGCATTCTTTTTGACGGTCGTACGGGTGATCCATTCGATCAAGATGTGACAGTTGGTGTTATGTACATTCTTAAATTGCACCACTTGGTTGATGAAAAGATCCATGCGCGTTCAATCGGGCCCTATTCATTAGTGACTCAACAACCTCTTGGCGGTAAAGCTCAATTTGGTGGGCAACGTCTTGGGGAAATGGAAGTGTGGGCTATGAAAGCCTACGGTGCGGCTTATGCCTTGCAAGAATTTTTGACGGTAAAATCAGATGATGTGGTGGGTCGTACTCGTATGTATGAAGCCATTGTGAAAGGTGAACACGTGCTTGAGTCTGGAGTTCCAGAGTCTTTCAACGTTTTGATCAAAGAATTACAAAGCTTGGCATTGGATGTTCAGCTACTGGATGAAGTTGATCCCACAAGAAATTAA
- a CDS encoding HTTM domain-containing protein, which yields MIKNSPLLNRIYNMLYCPMDIAGLAVFRIYFGAIILYECWRGTRLLPVVGEYNYQLIYFKYRFFEWVNPITPQAMEWVFRIYALAGLAIVLGIFYRFASITAALCISYIFLVDITNYLNHIYLVIIVSYMMIFIPAHKGWSLYALFNKRKSCSTTPGWAVWLLRFQIGIVYFYGAIAKMNVDWINGMPLYNWLKGHELDYPIEAFVSSTAGVYFFTYMGLLYDLLVVPLLLYRPTRAIAFCLTLSFHLTNFHLFNIGIFPWFMIGATTIFFDTNWPRSFLAFFFKDQFHPISSTLKPPAHLNTWQKSGLVLLCSHLVFQSIFPLRHFFFHTNGSWTEEGHNFSWHMKLRGKTSIVNFIVKDPETGKSIYIDPKRYLTRRQVTKMSGKPALILQFAHFLRDKFTQPGEKPVEVYAEGRVKLNGRNAQRLVDPNVNLAQISSIKLFGNEWLFPLRQPVWNAENKRNRFGPALVRDEIAMKAIPELNGNENKVVENVLPEK from the coding sequence ATGATTAAAAATTCACCTTTGCTTAATCGTATTTACAATATGCTCTATTGCCCTATGGACATTGCGGGACTTGCTGTCTTCCGCATATATTTTGGAGCCATAATTTTGTACGAATGCTGGCGAGGCACTAGGCTTCTACCAGTGGTGGGCGAATACAATTATCAGCTTATTTACTTTAAATATCGTTTCTTTGAATGGGTAAACCCTATTACTCCACAAGCCATGGAGTGGGTATTTCGCATTTATGCATTGGCCGGATTAGCCATAGTTTTGGGGATTTTTTACCGCTTTGCCTCAATAACTGCAGCTTTATGTATTTCCTATATTTTTCTGGTTGATATAACCAATTATTTAAACCATATCTATCTCGTAATTATCGTTTCATACATGATGATATTTATCCCTGCCCATAAAGGCTGGTCGTTATATGCTCTTTTTAATAAGAGAAAATCTTGTTCAACAACGCCAGGGTGGGCAGTTTGGCTCTTACGCTTTCAAATTGGAATTGTGTATTTCTACGGGGCTATAGCCAAAATGAATGTAGATTGGATCAATGGTATGCCGCTCTACAATTGGCTCAAGGGCCACGAGCTGGACTACCCCATAGAGGCATTTGTTTCAAGTACTGCGGGTGTGTATTTTTTCACTTACATGGGTCTCTTATATGATCTCTTGGTAGTGCCTCTTTTACTATACAGACCCACACGAGCCATAGCCTTTTGCTTAACGCTATCATTTCACCTTACCAATTTTCACTTGTTTAATATTGGGATTTTCCCTTGGTTCATGATTGGCGCAACAACCATATTTTTTGATACTAATTGGCCGCGTAGTTTCTTGGCGTTCTTTTTCAAAGACCAATTTCATCCTATTTCATCTACTTTAAAGCCACCCGCTCATTTAAATACGTGGCAGAAAAGCGGGCTTGTGCTCTTGTGCAGCCATCTTGTGTTTCAAAGTATTTTTCCCTTAAGACACTTCTTTTTCCATACCAATGGAAGCTGGACCGAGGAAGGACACAATTTCTCTTGGCACATGAAGTTAAGAGGCAAAACCAGCATCGTTAACTTTATCGTCAAAGACCCAGAAACCGGCAAATCAATTTATATTGACCCCAAACGCTATCTTACGAGACGACAGGTGACAAAGATGTCGGGAAAACCCGCTCTTATTTTACAATTTGCCCATTTCTTACGAGATAAGTTCACTCAACCTGGTGAAAAGCCCGTTGAGGTTTATGCTGAAGGAAGAGTAAAACTAAACGGCCGTAATGCTCAGCGTTTGGTTGATCCAAATGTTAACCTTGCTCAGATTTCCTCAATAAAACTCTTTGGCAACGAATGGCTCTTTCCTTTAAGGCAACCTGTTTGGAATGCAGAAAACAAAAGAAACCGCTTTGGGCCGGCTCTCGTTAGAGATGAAATTGCCATGAAAGCAATTCCAGAACTAAACGGCAACGAGAATAAAGTAGTCGAGAATGTTCTACCCGAAAAATAA
- a CDS encoding proline--tRNA ligase, protein MFVSKLFLPTMREVPGDAVVVSHQLMLRAGLIRKVAAGIYNYLPLGFRVIQKISAIIEQEMDQAGAQELLMPMVQPADLWKESGRYSEYGPELLRFKDRKDTDFCLGPTHEEVICALVRDNVKSYKNLPLTLYQIQTKFRDEVRPRFGLMRGREFIMKDAYSFCVDKKSQDQVYQDMWDAYHRIFKRCGLKFRAVRAATGSIGGDMSHEFQVLAQSGEDAIASCEACGYAANVELAHIATPKEKERRQEGALLEVDTRGHHSVDEQAKILGVGKERIIKTLVYEIDDVLCLVLVRGNQEVSEVKLKEALKADIVQLAPDKKVADEIGPIGFIGPVNTGIRVVADNDLKNELNMFAGANKVGCHWSGVDVLRDIDPEFFDIRQAQAQDPCPECRAPFNILRGIEVGHIFYLGTKYSKAMSATVQNEHGENIVMEMGCYGIGVGRTAAAAIEQNHDDKGIIWPVAIAPYHVHLVSLGVDKEVSDEAHKIYENLSNAGVEVLYDDRDERAGVKLNDADLIGCPLRITLGKRGIKNRELEVLPRAEHSQGVKILSLDSDYVGQIKAMLDQAKGQSLC, encoded by the coding sequence ATGTTTGTGTCTAAATTATTTTTGCCCACCATGCGTGAAGTTCCTGGTGATGCGGTTGTGGTGAGCCATCAATTAATGCTGAGAGCCGGCTTGATTCGTAAAGTTGCTGCTGGAATTTATAATTATCTTCCTTTGGGATTCAGGGTTATACAAAAAATCTCGGCAATTATTGAGCAAGAAATGGATCAGGCTGGTGCGCAAGAACTTTTGATGCCTATGGTTCAGCCAGCAGATCTATGGAAAGAGAGCGGGCGTTACAGCGAGTATGGGCCAGAGCTTTTACGGTTTAAAGATAGAAAGGATACTGATTTTTGCTTAGGTCCTACCCACGAAGAAGTAATATGTGCTTTAGTGAGAGATAACGTAAAAAGTTACAAAAATTTGCCTTTAACGCTTTATCAAATTCAAACCAAATTTCGCGATGAAGTGCGTCCTCGTTTTGGTTTGATGCGCGGTCGGGAATTTATAATGAAGGATGCCTATTCCTTCTGTGTGGATAAAAAGAGCCAGGATCAGGTCTATCAGGATATGTGGGATGCCTATCATCGTATTTTTAAACGCTGCGGATTAAAGTTTCGCGCGGTGCGGGCAGCCACAGGCTCTATCGGAGGAGATATGAGTCATGAGTTTCAGGTGCTTGCCCAGTCGGGTGAAGACGCCATCGCCAGCTGTGAAGCATGCGGCTATGCAGCCAATGTAGAGCTTGCTCATATTGCTACTCCCAAGGAAAAAGAAAGAAGACAGGAAGGAGCTTTGCTTGAGGTCGATACACGTGGACATCACAGTGTAGATGAGCAAGCCAAGATCCTTGGAGTAGGTAAAGAGCGCATTATCAAGACGCTTGTTTATGAAATAGATGATGTCCTTTGTTTGGTGTTGGTTCGAGGAAATCAAGAAGTTAGTGAAGTCAAGCTTAAAGAAGCTTTGAAGGCAGACATAGTGCAACTCGCGCCAGATAAAAAAGTTGCTGATGAAATAGGCCCCATTGGCTTTATAGGTCCTGTTAATACCGGAATTCGAGTTGTGGCCGATAATGACCTAAAAAATGAGCTCAATATGTTTGCTGGAGCAAATAAAGTAGGGTGTCATTGGTCAGGAGTAGATGTTTTAAGAGACATCGATCCTGAATTTTTTGATATTAGGCAAGCGCAAGCACAAGATCCATGCCCAGAATGCCGGGCCCCATTTAATATTTTGCGTGGAATCGAAGTGGGACATATTTTTTATTTGGGTACAAAATATTCCAAGGCTATGTCGGCGACTGTGCAAAATGAACATGGTGAGAACATCGTGATGGAGATGGGGTGTTACGGCATCGGTGTGGGAAGAACCGCCGCTGCTGCTATTGAACAAAACCACGATGATAAAGGAATAATTTGGCCGGTGGCTATTGCGCCTTACCATGTGCACTTGGTTTCGCTCGGAGTGGATAAAGAAGTGAGCGATGAAGCGCACAAAATATATGAAAATCTTTCAAATGCCGGAGTGGAAGTTCTTTACGATGATCGTGATGAACGCGCAGGCGTAAAACTTAATGATGCAGATCTCATAGGATGCCCACTGCGGATTACTTTAGGGAAGCGCGGCATTAAAAACAGAGAGCTTGAGGTGCTGCCTCGTGCAGAGCATTCCCAAGGAGTCAAAATCTTGTCTTTGGATAGCGACTATGTCGGGCAAATAAAAGCTATGCTCGACCAGGCTAAGGGACAGAGCTTGTGTTGA